A single Salminus brasiliensis chromosome 20, fSalBra1.hap2, whole genome shotgun sequence DNA region contains:
- the LOC140542225 gene encoding sialic acid-binding Ig-like lectin 15: MELIQIVCFFSFSSSGLTAAKQWSMTVPKVVNQTLGEDAIMPCSFTTTYDSYQGDITVIWRIQCHYNGPLIFRCLSKDNPSESGQNCSKSVGRYSLFGNPRSNNISLRIQNVSLMDRETYFCRVELTNNADQYGTHTGTTLNIQVPQALESIYMRTLPSGEQFVTCEVKGTPPPTVTWINPEITSASLVSVQSDWARASSSIPANLTNTNYTCQIHGENGLQLLSIYYSRVTKQDCPVSLSLFVVFVILSGIFFIALVILAVICKKGSSKSLPPTQNLSFRNSEPQGKDEDRDEDIYENI; the protein is encoded by the exons ATGGAGCTCATCCAAATAGTATGTTTCTTTTCCTTCAGCTCTTCGG GTCTCACGGCAGCTAAGCAGTGGTCAATGACTGTGCCCAAAGTTGTCAACCAAACACTTGGTGAAGATGCTATCATGCCCTGCAGTTTCACAACTACGTATGACAGCTACCAGGGAGATATAACAGTAATCTGGAGAATCCAATGCCACTACAATGGACCATTGATTTTCCGTTGCCTGAGCAAGGACAATCCATCAGAAAGTGGACAGAACTGCTCTAAATCTGTGGGACGTTACTCTTTATTTGGCAACCCAAGAAGCAACAACATCTCTTTGAGGATTCAAAATGTCTCGCTGATGGATAGAGAAACCTATTTCTGCCGTGTTGAGCTGACTAATAATGCAGACCAATATGGAACACATACAGGAACCACTCTGAACATCCAAG TGCCCCAAGCTCTCGAGAGCATCTACATGCGAACACTTCCATCAGGGGAGCAGTTTGTTACATGCGAAGTTAAAGGAACACCTCCTCCAACTGTAACATGGATCAATCCAGAGATCACGAGTGCCTCACTGGTGTCTGTTCAAAGTGACTGGGCCAGAGCGTCATCCTCTATTCCTGCAAATCTGACCAACACCAACTACACCTGCCAGATACATGGAGAGAACGGACTGCAGCTCCTGTCGATTTACTACAGTCGAGTTACAAAGCAAGACTGTCCCGTTTCCCTCTCACTGTTCGTGGTCTTTGTGATTCTTTCAGGAATTTTTTTCATTGCTTTGGTGATTTTGGCTGTAATTTGCAAGAAAG GGTCGTCCAAGTCTTTGCCCCCCACACAAAATCTGAGCTTTAGGAACAGTGAGCCTCAAGGAAA GGATGAAGACAGGGATGAAGACatttatgaaaatatttaa